gaaaataaattatgaatatcgtTGATATAGTTTGTAGAAAGCCCTTGGGTAGATTATTTGACAAttgtaaaatagaatttaaaaaaaaaaacttttaaacatattaattcaacacaaaataaattccaaaaataataaacttaagaaTATAACTAATGTATAGAAATAgttaggtatttgttttatttacattatattgttattttccttacctatttgtttttattatgacaattttaactttatacaacattggtattatttacattacatattaaaGGTAATATTTCTTGTTAAAatctcattaaataataataaaaaaaaaaaaaaaaaatattttttaggtacctaaattagataatttatttatgtttttaatttggttGCTTATTTATACacctaatgtatttattttcatacataaataacattattatattttaattttaaacagacagtaatattcaatacattttaacaaagttgttaaaaaattaattaggtgcaagtataataatatcatatttatatatcaataacaaaGGTTTGTTTTGTTATAGACTTAGAACAACATAGAAGTGACATTCAGAACCTGATCACGTTCTTGTTAACCTATGATCTGATGTCTAAACGACTGAAGAATATGGAAACCAACCGGTGCACCATACTGAGTTTATACATTTGTTTACTTAAGTTACGGAAACATTTACTATTCtcgtgttattatagttatagtgtTAAAGTCACTTGATTTGCCCAATTTAGACAGTGTCCTAATCCTAGTTTATATGCAACTAATTTATTCCGACTCCagtttataggtacttttaataaacaaattgtttgaataaaaaaatacacattttgtttttctttaatatacaaaataaaatacaagtaaaaaatacttacttaaAGTATCTCAATAATTGACGGTGTTAATTACTGACCAGGTTATGGTGAACAAAAAAGCAACAGCACTATTTATTTCTAAGGTaactgaattaaattaattttaaaaaaaacaagaagTGTAGTGAGTATAGTACAAAAATACTTTAACAAACAGAATTTATAATCAGACAatgaatattgataattttataatgttatcacAAACGTAAAACTGCAGCCAATGAGAGCTCGCGATGTTAATTTACAGTATGTGCCTTGTATACTACCGTAGGTAACTTCCATAAACTTATTGGTTTATAGGTGTATGATAACTTCGTAGCCGGCCATTTTCAGTTTGGCGCCATTTCTGTGTTGTACAAACTTGTCCCCCGaagttgataatttttatatgaatgGGCTGCCGAGTGATACACCGGGCGCCAGATTTACTATTACAATTAGAaaggttcaaaaatatttagatttgtaaatgatttaaataattttgtttttttttttctaaaatgtaaataatagttttgtaatTTCTTATGGATATTGACTAACTAACATTTCTAgtcataaacacattttattttacttgaataataaatatatattaattaatagtatggtaataatttaaatcatattatacataatcataaaaatttcTATGCGCAAATGTTATTTCTAACAAAATCTATGGGAAAACACCAAATGCTTATTTTAACAATAGCGTATACGCGAACGTCCCACGTCAAATGATACCCAATACTTGAATTAGgaattatgacttatgaatatAGGAATTCAACACAACGATTTAAAAACTACGTTCCGAATCTACAGTAACAGTtatatgaataacaacaaaatagcaaaatcgttacatgagaaattgagtgaatatcaaatgttgtaaaaatatgaatttcaagcgctcataaaaatttaatttaactttcttgtagacattttttttttgataaaggttgacaaacttatggatagttttgtattacattttcaaatcttagatttaaaaagaaaaatttttatgaattctcaactcaaaataatttgctaatgttcgtgatttttccgtattttgtcaatatttgaactttaaatacttataaatgaaaactgtgactaaggatttttaatttttttcatctgcctttgaaaaaataacctaggagccttctattaaattgtcaagcttttttactcaacagataaaatttaattgatatttattgataaaaaaacaaaaaaatggaaattgacaatatccgtaaacagctcaaaataagtcgaaatatttggaaaatgttatgttgtacaggaaatgcaattataatcattcagtcaaaatttcatgtccctaaggtcatttgttttagagttgcaccaaaaaccaaaatcgattatctcgaaaacagattttgcgtaaaaattcccgtttttccttaatttttcttttgtttttcacgtcacttttgaaaactactgggaaatttttatttttgacccctcaaagtaccaactggattcactttcctatcagaaaagttactgttgaagaaaatccaagcacttttactttCCTAAAAGGTTAggtgacaaacacaaaaataaaaaaaaaaacacacatcattttaaaatcaatacattcatcgttccactcagaatctaaaataagaaaatttaggTTTCTTCATATGCTCTGTTTAATGACTCCTGACACctctaatacaaaaaaaatttagtagtaCCAAATTAATGTATTGGAATTAAAATTCAATGTAGACCTACGTCAAAAATTCTCTTTTGTGTTTTCATTTTACCCATTtccaacttattttttttttcaaaggcacggtttcaatttttgaagtagCAATGGAAACATGGATGGGTGCAAccagttttttatttaactgttgtAGTTGTTCTCGTGATTTTATCTGCtgtaatttcttataatatttttctgttgtgtaatagaatatttaaaaaaaaattggaaaatataaattaaataaacattttttaattaattattattaccaccaTGTATTTGATTTTTCTCGTCTTTACTTATTGTCTCCATCGGTTCATTATTTTTGCATGTCATCTTTGTCTATATACTACGTCTGTGTGcactttttgtttttgttgtttgtcTACATTTGCTGTCGGGTTTTTGGCTGAGAAAGTTCATTGCAACGCCGTGAATGTGCCTgcacatataatttttaattgaattctaCTTAAATTACAAAAGAAACACGTTTGCACTTATGTTGAATTTCTATATGACGTATTAAAATATCTTTGCGGTTAAACTTTCGATTACCTTCATTCATTGCATTcctacaaatttaaaacaaatcaatttatatgaagaaaaaaaaataaactagaagTTATAACTCAAATACATACGAATTTATTTCAacgtctttattttttttggtggtGAGTCGATTTATGTCggctcaaattatatttttaggtaaaatTTGAATCACAGTGTTTgcaaacaaaatacatattatacaatttaatatacaattaataatatacgtatattacttatacatatttttaataatttgatgacAATTATATACtcgtaacaaaataatatatatctgcaGTCAGTGTTGGGCAAATTATAATCTGATTAATGATTAACGTTACATTTTATAATCGTTAAtcactataaaatttttttatttttttttttatttttgtgtctgtcatcaccttttaggacagtaaaagtgcttggattttcttcaatagtaacttttctgataggaaagtgaatctagttggtactttgggggggtcaaaagtaaaaatttcccagtagttttcacaagcgacgtgaaaaacaaaagataaattaaggaaaaacgggaatttttacgcaaaatctgtttttgagaaaatcgattttggtttttggtgtaactctaaaacaaatgaccgtagggacatgaaattttgactgaatgtttatattagcattttctatacaccataaaatttacaaaatattttgactctttttgagctgtttacggccattgtcagttttcaatttttttagtttttttttctataaatatcaataaaattttatctgttgagtaaaaaagcttgaaaatttaatagaaggctcctaggttattgtttcaaaggcagatgaaaaaaattaaaaatccttagttacagtttttaattataagcatttaaagttcaaattttgacaaaatacggaaaaatcactaaaaatagcaaattattttgatgagaattcataatgatgtctagaagaaacttaaattaaatttttatgagcgtctgaaatttatatttttacaacatttgatatttactcgatttctcatgtaacaattttcttattttattgtaattaaaaaacgaatgactgtagatacttgaaaatttcactgaatgtttatattagcattttctatacaccataaaatgttgaaaatagtttgactctttttgagctgtttacggacattgtcagttttcaatttttttagtttttttctataaatatcaataaatttttatttgttgggtaaaaaagcgtgaaaatttaatataaggctcctgatatatcgttctaatagcagttgaaaaatattaaaaatacatagtcataatttttttttataagcatttaaagttcaaatgttaacaacatttatcaaatttctaatttattaattattttgtagttaaaaatttataaatttataacttttatggctaaggattgagaatttaaaacaaggctccacgtaaataggttatatacaaattactttattagtttattcacaataatatcatatttgatgatacttggtaaaatcataggctgactgaccgttttcgctcagaatcgtttttcttatacaatgatattatatcattgaattcaaatttaacaccatccattacagtgacccacttgtaacctaccgtacagcagagtgacagccacttatccacctttttattcttcataatctttataatttttataattattgtattttatatctaatttaggaataaaaaaaaggtgggtaagtggatgtcactctgctgtatagtagattacaagtgggtcactgtaatgaatggtattaaattcaatgatttaacttttttaactacaaaataattattaaattttaattttgataaattttgtcaaaatgcgaacattaaatgcttaaaaaaaattgtgtctatgtatttttaatatttttcaattgctattgtaacaatatattaggagccttgtattcaatttttacgctttttttctcattaattacaattttattgatgtttatagaaaaaaaaatgtccgtaaacagatcaaaaagagtcaaaattgtacggtgtgtagaaaatgctaatataaacattcagtaaactatttttttttttaaattctattttacaaTTATCACATAATCTACCCAAGGGCTTACTTCAATCTATATCAATCATATTCATAATTTCTTTTCTCATgccaaatttagttttaattaaatatacattaggtatgtaagttacttttttttaaagtaaaatttacttatttataaatttataatgtttaaaaagtaatgaattataatttttttatttttttagaaacccAAGGATCTGAatgaataaatgttatattctCAATTCACCCTCACTCTGTTAGACAACTACTTGAAGACTCACAATCTAGGTAAGTATATTGAAAGTGATTTTATTtgcttgtaaaataaatattagtaacataataatattatttttggttttagaaATGAAGATTCATCataggttataaaaaaatataataataagaaactTTATTAAccttttattgtatattacctatattttataattgcataggtaaaagtgaaatattttaattatctatggCCTTCCCCTTCTATCTACatctgtttatattatttatataacaaaattactatttaataccaaagaataaataatagaatatttattatacacatatccCAACGAGTAGTAGCAAGATTGTCATTGCTTACATAGTAGCTACATTTATATGGAATACAGTCTATATTAATTGCAAttaataacattcatttttaaatttttgaaaccaAAAGATCGCCGATATTGTcgtaacatttttatgataattaataataaaataaaatgtaataaaatctttttatttatttagttatttaattatcttgattacagttataataataacatttactttaaaattttcgaattcaaaagatcgtcgatataatatatagtcatgatAACCTTTCACAAATTCAGAATTCCGAAGAAAAGACGTAATTGTCTAAATATatgagaaaaaatttaatagttgtgaagtatgtaaaaacatatatttatgacaaaatatgtaaaaatatgtaaaatcaaatatagctcgttttatcaaaaatcttgtaaaacaaatttatcactTGCTGAAATTAGTTTAGTATGTCGcagagaaaatatgtatttacatataaatccgagccctagtcaTCACCTTTGGGGACAGAAAAAATGTTTCAACTATCTTCCGGCACTTCTGGcaaaaagtgaatctagttcgTACCTACTTTGGGGGCGGGAAGGGGTCAAAGTTCCCAATAGTTTACAAAGCGTcagaaaaacatacaaaaattaaggaaaagctGCTAACCCAAAACAAATgttactctaaaaaaaaataaccgaataTAGATGAcattttcattgaatgtttatattagcaattgcTATGCACCATATGATTTTCGAAATATTGCgacactttttgagctatttattttCAAggaatattttgagttttactAGAACCACCACTgcataagtgaaaaaaaattatttaaaaaattaaatttcataacgAATGCAAATGAGAAATGTTATTGGATAAATAATTCGATGGGCTGTCTCCCAGGTtctgctttgtaatattataaataaataactaaaaaggtgggtaagtggatgtcgctctgctgtacagtaggttacaagtgggtcactgtaatggatggtgttaaatttgaattcaatgatataataatatcattgtaaaagaaaaacgattctgagcgaaaacggtcagtcagcctatgatattaccaagtatatttgatgatattattgtgaataaattaatttatatataacttattatttacgtggaacctaagagccttgttttcaattttcaattcttagctataaaagttgaacattttaaaaatttttaactacaaaataattattaaattataagttttgaactttaaatgcttataaaaaaaaattgtgcctatgtatttttaatattattcaactgctatcaggagccttatattacattttcacgctcttttacccaacaaataaaattttattgatatttatagaaaaaaaaactaaaaaaattgaaaactgacaatgtctgtaaaaagagtcaaattattttcaaaattttatcatgtatagaaaatgctaatacaaacattcagtgaaattttcaagtatctacagtcttacgttttttaattacaacaaaataagaaaattgttacatgagatatcgagtgaatatcaaatgttgtataaatatgaatttcaaacgctcataaaaatttaattttactttcttgtagacattttttttttgataaaggtagacaaacttacagataatcttgtattatctTGTataatcttagatttgaaaagaaaaattttaatgaattctcaactcaaaataatttgctaattttcgtgatttttccgtattttgtcaagattcgaactttaaatgcttataaataaaaactgtgactaaggatttttaatttttttattctgccttgaaacaataacctaggatccttctattatattttcaagctttttcccagcagataaaatgttattgatatttatagaaaaaaaaaactataaaaaaaaatggaaactgaaaatgtctgtaaatagctcaaaataagttaaaatatttggaaaatggtttggtgtatagaaaatgctaatataaacattcagtcaaaattccatgtacctacggtcatttgttttaaagttgcgccaaaaaccaaaatcgattttctcgaaaacagattttgcgtaaaaattcccgttttttccttaatttttgttttgtttttcacgtcacgtttgaaaactactaagaaattataaactaaatctCTTTAAACCAAACAAGTTTATTTAATCTAtacatgacataataataatataaattataataatgactgcaatacatattacataatccATTAGTATAAAATGGACGCCTATAAAATTCCGGAAAAAATAACGGCAGGACAGTAATAATTTGGGAACTCAAATTCCGGACCGTAAAattaacagaaattaatatGTGTAGAACACAAACCGAATTGAAATCTAAGTTTACTGGACATAATCTTGagagaaaataatatgacgGAACGGAAATTAATTGGAATTAGGTATCGATGAACGTAATAAAACGTCCGGAAACCAAAATTCAGCGATACCAATAAAATCACCGGAATTATGAAATAACAGAACGTTATgtaaccatattattaaattgaaagaattataaatatattgaaaacgaAATTCTGGAACGTAAAATCCAcggaattaatatattttgactgtAATTTCTTTGGAACTTAAAactgataaacaaaataaaatcggAAAACTAAATTCTGAAATTTAATAGAACACAAAGtgaattgaaattttatattatggaaCGTAATAGGGTCAAACGTAAATTTACcggaattaaataacaattatcgtAAAACGCCCGAAATGTAAActtccaaaaaaaatgtatgatgatAGTAAAATTTTTGATCAGATATACTATAATGATGTAAtagtcttttagattctgagcgaagcgatgaatgtattgattctacaatgatgtgtgttttttttttattttttttttttattttttttttttatttttgtgtctgtcatcaccttttaggacagtaaaagtgcttggattttcttcaatagtaacttttctgataggaaagtgaatctagttggtactttggggcgtcaaaagtaaaaatttcccagtagttttcacaagtgacgtgaaaaacaaaagaaaaattaaggaaaaaacgggaatttttacgcaaaatctgtttttgagaaaatcgattttgtttttggtgtaactctaaaacaaatgaccgtagggacatgacattttgactgaatgtttatattagcattttctatacaccataaaatttacaaaatattttgactctttttgagctgtttacggacattgtcagttttcaatttttttagttttttttctataaatttcaataaatttttatttgttgggtaaaaaagcgtgaaaatttaatataaggctcctgatatatcgttctaatagcagttgaaaaatattaaaaatacataggcacaatttttttttataagcatttaaagttcaaattttgacaacatttatcaaatttataatttataaattattttgtagttaaaaatttataaatttttaacttttatggctaaggattgaaaatttaaaacaaggctccacgtaaataggttatatataaattactttattcacaataatatcatcaaatatacttggtaaaatcactaaaatcataggctgactgaccgttttcgctcagaatcgtttttcttatacaatgatattatatcattgaattcaaatttaacaccatccattacagtgacccacttgtaacctactgtacagcagagcgacatccacttatccaccttttttttccgtgatactgaagttgaaaatcgaagcattatttcgactagcTATCGTGTAGGTACACACTACACAAACACAAATgaaaaaacacattgtaaaatcaatatatttatcgctccgcttagaatttaaaatatgaacacatgtaaaatgtaaaatgtttattatgttcaaataaatGGAGTATTGAGTCCATgcgtctatatattattataaattcatataaaatggTCAGAAAATGTATCGTAAAATTGacataaagaataaaaataaattaaataataatgtaataatgtaataaataataacatgtaagTATTAAACTAGTACTCATACTTACAAACATTACTATACAATTATTCTAAATTAGGTGTCCCACCCGGTGTTGCCCGTgtgaaaaatttgtttttttgttataaatttaatttattagctGATTAACTTGGACTTCGCAGTGCAGGTTTTTgtgttataacttttttttcttcattatttatatattacatgtatatattgCCTTTAcagcattattattactactataataattattatttattagaccaccttgatttgttaaaaaatttcgTTTCTATTGTCATAGgtgcaaatagggggggggggggtgcttagaccccccccccccccaaactaatgatttcactatatttatttaaaagtatcatAAGAGTATCAAGTAAAGACCTGATCTACAGCCCCtccaaatttcaaacactatttacGCCAATGCctattgtgtatattttgtactcttttaaaaagttataatgtCTTGTGACGTCGttgtaacattattatgttatgacattgattatataaataatagtaggtatttatacttTCTGTAAAGTCCGAACAAGAAATgacgttttaaatgtttacaataattatttgggGAAATCCTTTTTTATTGCACCCCTACGTTGTGGTACTATTGGTACAAAGgtaccataataatttaaagtctCCAACTATCATAGTTTAGTATAGTTTACTCAATTTAGGCTCTACGCGTTAATCAATCGATCTAAAAAACACTTTCAGTTTAGGTTTTTCTCGAATATTCCAATTTTCTGATTTTTCTTTCCGTAAAATCTTTATTCGGACTTttatgaacattaaaaaaaaaattagccagTCCAGTCGTTCTGAAGTGATACGATAACCAATGGAcagcattttattaaatataaatatgattaatataatatctggtATCATTAAattgtcaacataatattagcataaaacaatatattaggcatgcgcataatttatattatattatattatattttaatttataatacatcagGTACTCTTGCTATCATTAGTCGGGTGGTATTTAATGTTAAAACCATAGaacaatagatatattatattcaatagatctattttgtcatgattATTAAAACAACGGGTTTTTTCATGTGAGGGCGTGCGCGTGCGGCACTGCGGCCTTTCTGttcagtacctaataataataataataatagattcgTCTCCGAATATaagattaaaattttagtttgacAACAAACAAAAAGATTgtgattgaataattattatttttaatttttaataacagcaAATTAGGATTATTTTACCTGTAACATATATTCAATTAATCGTTTTCCATAACCTTGACGCTGTTTAGACTCATAGATGTAAAAATCCAACATACAATAAACCAAGGTTTCAGAACAGGTATCTTGTTTGTTGTAAATGAACAACTTTTTCCATCCCATCTTCAAAAATCCAATAACAGCAAAATTACTACACAAATACATTAAAGTCAATCATACTGAAATATTAGagcttaatttaaatataaagtaacCCTGACAAtcatatataacaaaaaattatcttaCGCCGGTGTATTTTGTTCGGTCATCATGTAAATAACATGATCAGAATTAATAAGCTTTTCTGCACTGGTAATCGGAGTCTCTAAATGTTGAGCAATGGCTGAACTTTTTCCAATCTCGTCAATTATCAATCGTAAATTGTTCCTCAATCTGTCAAaacataagtttataatatataatattaaatatacacattCGCAAAGAGTGGTGTGGCGTTGTCAAGCAATTTACGTGACAAAGTGATAATTTTAGGTTCTGAACGGACTATCGAGCAAtgaatgtttatagtttattgtgtacacaattTATAGTACCTAGAAAAAAACAACTTTAATGGTGGTTTTTGGTAGTGAATTTGATCTAATTTGTACTTTTGAgagatcaaaattaaaattttcagtattttataaattatctatatagaATCTTCTTTACAGAATACATAAGGTACGAAAGAAAAAGATTATCGCCCGACCCTCTGGGCTGTGTTGAGAAGTTTCACAAAAATGTATCTTTGtttgtaatttcaaaatattattcgagAAGAAACTTTTAACgtatactattaaattgtatacacacaatgacatttacCAATTACCAAAGCAATATTGTCaacaattaattcaacctaccgtAATTcagtaattgtaatataaattacctactaaaatagcaatattaatattttaatgtgttttttattatttattgtgtctGTAATCACCTtctaggacagtaaaaatgtctcgattttcttcaacggtatcttttctgatagaaaaatggatctagttggtatttgggggggggggggggtcaaaagtaaaattttcccagtagttttcaaaagcgccgtgataaacaaaagaaaaattaaggaaaaacgggaatttttacgtaaaattggtttttgacaaaatcgattttggtttttggtgtaactcttaaacaaatgatcgtagacatatgaaatgttgactgaatgtttatattaaaattttctgtacaccacaacattttcaaaatatttggtatgaactatttacgtacattttcagtttccaattttttttctataaaaatgttattgtattcgttgggtcaaaaaacttgaaaatttaatacaaggctcctagagcgaataattattttggtacTTAATaccaaatttaaaggtaagaactaagaatattatttaggttttaTCTGAGCGTAAAACTTGCCATGttagtaagacagagacaataTATACGACCGTTCCATAGTGTGCATAATAAATCCACGATTTACCGAGAGtactaaatagttatttaactcCTGTTTACTTCGAGAGTAGCTATACTATATCTATTTGGCGACTGTTTCTGATTATAGCTAATGGACTACCCGACTACGGTTGGTTATTAGAAATCGTTTTTGCATTCGTCGAAATATTATTCCGGAACATCATACTCACTCGTGGTTGTTCTCGTATCCAATGGCTGTTAACGTGTTGTCGATCTTCAGCACCTGGCCAACGTGGTTGTTGCTGTCGATTTTAAACTGCATGGCCATTGTTCGACGATATTTCCGGAAAAAATTCTGTACTCCGGTCAAACAACgttaaaaaaaacgataatgGCGTCTTCGGATTACTGTACTGTAAGTCGGGAACAGTTGTGCACTGGTGCCGGTCGTCGAGAGATTTCGACGTTGACCtaggacaatataatattttattaatattaatattgttgctCGGGTGAGTCAGTGGTGTCGGGTAGTGGCAGCGGACCTTGGACCTTTGGTAAACAGTAAACACGGCGCACAGCGTT
This genomic window from Metopolophium dirhodum isolate CAU chromosome 1, ASM1992520v1, whole genome shotgun sequence contains:
- the LOC132937893 gene encoding alpha-tubulin N-acetyltransferase 1-like, translating into MAMQFKIDSNNHVGQVLKIDNTLTAIGYENNHELRNNLRLIIDEIGKSSAIAQHLETPITSAEKLINSDHVIYMMTEQNTPANFAVIGFLKMGWKKLFIYNKQDTCSETLVYCMLDFYIYESKQRQGYGKRLIEYMLQAHSRRCNELSQPKTRQQM